A DNA window from Paenibacillus sp. HWE-109 contains the following coding sequences:
- a CDS encoding LysR family transcriptional regulator codes for MNIENIEAFVYVIHYGSFNKAAEVLYLSQPSVTARIQSLERELDCRLFDRIGKQTSLTDDGKKFLPFAQQLLQTFQKSKIQLKQKRTLPNELRVGCTVSVSNYIIPTIIPKLKHKYPDVNYKLSTAASEDIINRVLNRELDLGFVRNISHPNLLSAKAYDDPIRLYVYAGHPFTQKAEVSLEEIGEYSLVFFECGSLDWMRIHRLFASMNQPPSIEFQTDNLETAKKLVLQGAGIAFLPSLCVEQEVRDGKLFPIDFPQTAGISLQTNMIALNGENAIFFNSALDLCKGIAQSIREHI; via the coding sequence TTGAACATCGAGAACATCGAAGCATTCGTTTATGTGATTCATTATGGCAGCTTCAACAAGGCAGCGGAAGTCCTCTATCTGTCTCAGCCATCGGTCACAGCGCGAATACAGTCCCTGGAGCGTGAGTTGGATTGTCGACTTTTTGATCGCATAGGCAAACAGACTTCTCTAACGGATGACGGGAAGAAGTTTCTGCCCTTTGCCCAGCAGCTTTTGCAAACCTTTCAGAAAAGTAAGATTCAGCTAAAACAAAAAAGAACACTGCCGAACGAACTGCGCGTAGGGTGTACCGTGTCCGTTTCCAATTATATCATTCCAACGATTATACCGAAGCTCAAGCACAAATATCCTGACGTTAACTATAAACTCTCCACAGCGGCTTCTGAGGATATCATCAATAGGGTGCTGAACCGCGAACTGGATCTCGGTTTTGTTCGTAATATCAGCCATCCGAATCTCCTCTCTGCCAAAGCCTATGATGACCCTATTCGTCTATATGTCTATGCAGGCCATCCTTTTACTCAGAAGGCAGAGGTCTCGCTTGAAGAGATTGGCGAATATTCCCTGGTTTTCTTCGAGTGCGGTTCCCTGGACTGGATGCGAATCCATCGGTTATTTGCCAGTATGAACCAGCCGCCGAGCATTGAGTTTCAGACAGATAATCTGGAAACGGCCAAGAAGCTCGTGCTGCAAGGCGCAGGCATCGCGTTTCTGCCCAGTCTATGCGTGGAACAGGAAGTCAGGGACGGGAAGCTCTTTCCAATCGATTTCCCGCAAACCGCGGGCATTTCCTTACAGACGAATATGATCGCTCTGAACGGAGAGAACGCGATATTTTTCAATAGCGCCTTAGATTTGTGTAAGGGAATTGCTCAGTCGATCCGAGAACATATATGA
- a CDS encoding transporter substrate-binding domain-containing protein, whose product MKQLTTLAVTTLTLALVVAGCGSKSTATDASPKAAAEGSKAPTASAAATAPVKTKKIIVGTGTQFPNVAFLDKDGKLTGYDIELVKELDKRLPEYEFEFKTMDFANLLLSLETNKIDFVAHEIEKNKEREQKYLFNNEPYAYWKTKVIVAKDNTTVKSIDDLKGKKALTTATSAEATLLENYNKAHDNAIKIVYQSGAANDLVNQLTTGRADGALGADFLLPLVDPQSKLKAIGPIIEEAEVRFLFRKNDKDGQELADKIDAALKAVKADGTLSKLSTQWLGGDFTKKEDTK is encoded by the coding sequence ATGAAACAATTGACAACACTTGCTGTGACAACACTAACTTTAGCCTTGGTGGTAGCAGGCTGCGGCTCCAAAAGCACGGCAACAGATGCATCCCCTAAAGCTGCTGCAGAAGGCAGCAAAGCTCCAACTGCAAGCGCTGCTGCAACAGCACCTGTCAAAACGAAAAAAATCATCGTAGGAACTGGCACACAGTTTCCTAACGTAGCTTTCCTAGATAAAGACGGTAAACTTACCGGTTATGATATTGAACTTGTGAAAGAACTGGATAAACGTCTTCCAGAGTATGAATTTGAATTTAAAACGATGGATTTCGCGAACTTGCTGCTTAGCCTCGAAACGAACAAAATCGATTTCGTCGCTCATGAAATTGAGAAGAACAAGGAAAGAGAGCAGAAATATCTGTTCAATAACGAGCCATACGCTTACTGGAAAACAAAAGTCATAGTAGCCAAGGACAACACAACAGTGAAGTCTATTGATGATTTGAAAGGCAAGAAAGCTTTGACAACAGCAACGAGCGCGGAAGCGACACTGCTGGAAAACTACAATAAAGCACACGACAATGCGATCAAAATTGTGTATCAAAGCGGTGCTGCCAACGATTTAGTCAATCAACTTACAACAGGACGTGCGGACGGCGCGCTAGGAGCAGATTTCTTGCTGCCGCTGGTTGATCCCCAAAGCAAACTGAAAGCAATCGGCCCTATTATCGAAGAGGCTGAGGTTCGTTTCTTGTTCCGCAAAAATGATAAAGACGGCCAAGAACTTGCTGATAAAATCGACGCTGCACTGAAGGCTGTCAAGGCTGACGGGACACTTTCGAAGCTGAGCACACAGTGGTTGGGCGGAGATTTCACGAAAAAAGAAGATACCAAGTAA
- a CDS encoding amino acid ABC transporter permease: MANQFDITYVFDFLPKLLSYIDITLFIVACSMLLGILFGLLIALPRLYKVPVLQRLSQIYVSFFRGTPILIQLFLIYYGLPEMLKAIHVDVSKAPVLTFVILTFALHSGAYISEVIRAAVKAVDKGQVEAAYAVGMTGYQAFTRIIAPQALAISLPNFTNLLIANLKDTSLAFSLGAMELMGKAQTLGAATQHFFETYVSLSIIYFIICFGLEKLFISIEKRLLAHEQPLVTEERQPLSRRWFKGVWSSQPDKGGFQA; this comes from the coding sequence ATGGCCAACCAATTCGATATCACCTATGTATTTGATTTTTTGCCCAAATTATTGTCCTACATCGACATAACGTTGTTCATTGTTGCTTGCTCCATGCTGCTCGGCATCCTTTTTGGACTTCTCATTGCCCTGCCTCGACTGTATAAAGTGCCGGTGCTGCAGCGGTTGTCACAGATCTACGTCTCTTTCTTTCGAGGGACGCCGATTCTGATCCAGCTATTCTTGATTTACTACGGGCTGCCGGAGATGTTGAAAGCCATTCATGTGGATGTTTCCAAAGCGCCGGTATTAACGTTCGTCATCTTGACGTTTGCCCTTCACTCCGGAGCTTATATCTCTGAGGTGATCCGGGCAGCCGTCAAAGCTGTCGATAAAGGCCAGGTAGAGGCTGCTTATGCCGTCGGAATGACCGGGTACCAAGCGTTCACCCGCATTATTGCTCCGCAGGCACTGGCCATATCGCTTCCCAATTTTACGAATCTACTGATTGCCAACCTTAAGGATACATCGCTTGCTTTCTCGCTTGGCGCCATGGAGCTTATGGGCAAAGCGCAGACATTGGGGGCTGCCACGCAGCACTTTTTTGAAACTTATGTGTCTTTATCGATTATTTATTTCATCATTTGTTTCGGGCTTGAGAAGCTGTTTATTTCTATTGAGAAACGACTTCTTGCACATGAACAACCGTTGGTGACAGAAGAACGTCAGCCGCTATCGCGCCGTTGGTTCAAAGGCGTCTGGTCTTCTCAACCGGATAAAGGAGGCTTCCAAGCATGA
- a CDS encoding amino acid ABC transporter permease, which produces MKIDPAFIWTAFVQLLSALPTTLIITAVSVFFGFLIGTAIALIRLYRVPFIHYLATAYVTFVRGTPMLMHLLLIYFGLPMLIDAVATAMGWSFRSVSIPMIGFAFLSFSITAGAYLSEVVRSGIVSINRGQMEAAYSIGMTTTQALRRIILPQALAVSLPNLSNTLIGMLHGSTLAFTVSVVEINAKAQIVATTNWKFFEAYIAAAILFWGITFLIERATGLLEKRINLYNRGGVS; this is translated from the coding sequence ATGAAGATAGATCCTGCGTTCATTTGGACCGCCTTTGTTCAATTGCTGTCTGCCCTGCCGACGACTTTGATTATTACTGCTGTTTCCGTCTTTTTTGGATTTCTGATCGGAACAGCGATAGCTTTAATCCGACTATATCGAGTGCCTTTTATCCATTACCTAGCTACGGCTTATGTTACATTTGTTCGTGGTACACCGATGCTGATGCATTTGCTGCTTATCTATTTCGGACTGCCGATGCTCATTGACGCCGTCGCGACTGCGATGGGTTGGAGCTTCCGCTCGGTATCCATTCCGATGATCGGTTTCGCCTTTCTTTCCTTCTCTATTACAGCAGGAGCCTACCTCTCTGAAGTGGTGAGATCAGGGATCGTGTCCATTAATCGGGGGCAAATGGAAGCTGCTTATTCGATCGGGATGACGACGACGCAGGCGCTTCGACGCATTATTTTACCACAAGCGCTGGCTGTCAGCTTACCCAATCTATCCAATACGCTGATCGGGATGCTGCATGGTTCCACATTAGCTTTTACCGTATCGGTCGTTGAAATTAATGCCAAAGCGCAAATTGTCGCAACAACCAACTGGAAATTTTTCGAAGCCTATATCGCCGCTGCCATCTTGTTCTGGGGAATTACCTTCTTGATCGAACGAGCAACAGGCCTGCTGGAGAAGCGAATCAATCTGTATAACCGAGGTGGCGTATCATGA
- a CDS encoding amino acid ABC transporter ATP-binding protein, translating to MIRMANITKSFGKNEVLKGINLTVKKGEVVCILGPSGSGKTTLLRCMNYLEKPNNGEVTIGDFTVNCKRPSKQDIHTLRQKTAMVFQHYNLFKHKTVLENVMEGLVIVQKQPKDKARETSVKVLEKVGLGSKLDAYPSQLSGGQQQRVGIARALALNPEVILFDEPTSALDPELVGEVLDVIQKIAKEGITMIVVTHEMGFAREVSNHVVFMDEGVIVEEGKPQEIFGAAKEERTRQFLKRITPEWSYNI from the coding sequence ATGATCCGAATGGCCAATATCACCAAATCGTTTGGTAAAAATGAGGTCTTGAAAGGGATTAACCTAACTGTCAAAAAAGGGGAAGTGGTTTGTATCCTTGGTCCCAGCGGGTCCGGCAAAACAACCCTTCTGCGCTGCATGAACTATTTGGAGAAACCGAATAACGGCGAAGTGACCATCGGAGATTTCACTGTCAATTGCAAACGCCCCAGCAAGCAGGATATTCATACTCTCAGGCAAAAAACAGCGATGGTTTTCCAGCACTACAATCTGTTCAAACATAAAACCGTGCTCGAGAATGTGATGGAAGGACTCGTTATCGTTCAGAAGCAGCCCAAGGATAAAGCGCGGGAAACCAGCGTGAAGGTGTTGGAGAAAGTAGGGCTGGGCAGTAAGCTGGACGCTTATCCTAGCCAACTATCCGGCGGTCAGCAGCAGCGGGTGGGCATTGCGCGTGCGCTTGCTTTGAATCCAGAGGTCATTCTATTCGACGAACCTACTTCCGCGCTTGATCCCGAACTGGTTGGCGAGGTTCTGGATGTTATTCAGAAAATCGCTAAGGAAGGCATCACGATGATTGTTGTCACGCATGAAATGGGCTTTGCTCGTGAAGTTTCCAATCATGTCGTGTTTATGGATGAAGGCGTGATCGTCGAGGAGGGCAAGCCGCAGGAAATTTTCGGTGCTGCCAAAGAAGAACGCACAAGACAGTTTTTGAAACGAATTACGCCTGAATGGAGCTATAACATATAA
- a CDS encoding LLM class flavin-dependent oxidoreductase — protein sequence MGIKLSILDQSVVFPGETAVDAFKHTIQLAQKAEALDYTRFWVSEHHDSEQVAGSSPEVLISHLLAKTERIRIGSGGIMLQHYSPYKVAENFNVLASLAPGRVDLGVGRAPGGLPRSTKALQQGIVEATSLADKLSELQQFVQNKLHDDHPLKGLRVSPIPTVPVDIYILGASAASAQSAAEAGLPYVFAQFINGDHAIAEAAFEAYQQNFNFEKGTQPRLLLALSLIVADTEEEAIELAGEYKNVKIHLENGKTLTVGTLEQAEEYGRQTQAKFTVEEKQAEITKGTKETVRQKLLEIQQKYGIEEFIVTTSVKDFAKRLRSFELLSEAFSETLV from the coding sequence ATGGGAATTAAACTTAGTATATTGGACCAAAGCGTTGTTTTTCCTGGGGAGACTGCCGTTGATGCCTTCAAACACACCATCCAGCTAGCGCAGAAGGCGGAAGCTTTGGATTATACGCGTTTCTGGGTATCGGAGCATCATGATTCTGAACAGGTAGCGGGGTCATCACCGGAAGTGTTGATTTCACATCTGCTTGCCAAAACAGAGCGCATTCGCATTGGCTCCGGCGGTATCATGCTGCAGCATTACAGCCCCTACAAGGTGGCTGAGAATTTCAATGTGCTGGCTTCCCTGGCGCCGGGCCGGGTCGATCTTGGTGTAGGTCGCGCGCCGGGCGGACTGCCTCGCTCTACCAAAGCCTTGCAGCAAGGTATTGTAGAAGCTACTTCTCTCGCGGATAAATTGAGCGAGCTGCAGCAGTTCGTGCAGAATAAATTGCATGATGATCACCCTCTGAAGGGTCTGCGCGTCTCGCCAATTCCTACAGTACCTGTGGATATCTATATCCTTGGAGCCAGCGCGGCAAGCGCGCAATCAGCAGCTGAAGCAGGCCTTCCTTATGTATTCGCACAGTTCATCAACGGGGATCATGCGATCGCTGAAGCGGCATTCGAGGCTTATCAGCAAAACTTTAATTTCGAAAAAGGCACACAACCAAGACTGCTTCTGGCGCTTTCTCTCATCGTAGCAGATACGGAAGAAGAAGCCATTGAACTGGCTGGCGAATATAAAAATGTGAAAATTCATTTGGAAAATGGCAAGACCTTAACGGTGGGTACGCTTGAACAAGCCGAGGAATACGGCCGCCAAACACAAGCTAAGTTCACTGTAGAGGAGAAGCAAGCTGAGATTACGAAGGGAACGAAAGAAACGGTGCGTCAGAAATTGCTGGAGATCCAGCAGAAATACGGCATCGAAGAATTCATCGTAACCACATCGGTCAAAGATTTCGCCAAGCGCCTGCGTTCCTTCGAACTGCTTAGTGAGGCATTCTCGGAAACCTTGGTCTAG
- a CDS encoding M20 peptidase aminoacylase family protein, with the protein MKMSTSTSERTLPEFAQKLVDIRRHLHQNPELSHEEIQTTAAIRAWLTEADIRIANFPLKTGLIAEVGGKQPGPIIAIRADIDALPIQEETGFAYASLVAGKMHACGHDFHTAAVLGAAFLLKERESELKGTIRFVFQPAEEKAQGAEQVIKSGALDGVRAIYGMHNKPDLPVGTIGIKSGPLMAAADGFVIEVEGLGTHAAVPEAGIDPIVTGAHIVTALQSIVSRNISSLQSAVISVTRIHSGTAWNVIPDKAILDGTLRTFEESVRSLIIKRFEQVVHGVAAAYGTKAVVRWVKGPPSVFNDSELALLATDAAREAGLEVITPSPSPAGEDFAFYQKKIPGVFVFMGTEGSQEWHHPAFDLDERALPISANYFAVLAEKALKELSSDIPLEVSP; encoded by the coding sequence ATGAAAATGAGTACATCAACTTCGGAGCGGACGCTGCCGGAATTTGCACAGAAGCTGGTCGATATTCGGCGTCATTTGCATCAGAATCCGGAATTATCGCATGAGGAAATCCAGACAACAGCCGCGATTCGCGCTTGGCTCACTGAAGCTGACATTCGCATTGCGAACTTCCCGCTCAAAACTGGACTGATCGCTGAAGTTGGCGGGAAACAGCCGGGGCCGATCATCGCGATTCGCGCGGATATAGATGCTTTGCCGATTCAAGAGGAAACGGGCTTTGCCTACGCCTCGCTGGTTGCAGGAAAGATGCACGCATGCGGGCATGATTTCCACACGGCGGCGGTCCTGGGAGCTGCGTTTCTGCTCAAGGAGCGGGAGAGTGAGCTGAAAGGAACGATCAGATTCGTGTTCCAGCCCGCTGAGGAGAAAGCGCAAGGCGCTGAACAAGTCATCAAAAGCGGTGCTCTCGATGGCGTGCGGGCGATCTATGGCATGCATAACAAGCCCGATCTTCCTGTCGGTACGATAGGGATCAAGTCTGGTCCTTTGATGGCGGCGGCAGATGGCTTTGTCATCGAAGTCGAAGGGCTTGGCACCCATGCGGCGGTTCCCGAAGCGGGCATTGACCCGATTGTGACCGGAGCGCATATCGTGACTGCGCTGCAATCGATCGTAAGCCGCAACATTAGCTCCCTGCAAAGCGCGGTCATCAGTGTAACGCGTATTCACAGCGGTACGGCCTGGAATGTTATTCCGGACAAAGCGATACTGGACGGCACGCTTCGCACGTTCGAAGAGAGCGTAAGATCGCTGATTATCAAGCGGTTTGAGCAAGTCGTACACGGCGTAGCAGCCGCCTATGGCACCAAAGCTGTTGTGCGCTGGGTCAAAGGGCCGCCGTCGGTATTCAATGACAGCGAATTAGCGCTTTTGGCAACCGATGCAGCCCGTGAGGCGGGCTTGGAAGTCATTACACCTTCGCCCTCCCCGGCTGGCGAGGATTTCGCTTTCTACCAGAAAAAAATTCCTGGTGTGTTCGTATTCATGGGCACCGAGGGTTCACAAGAATGGCATCATCCGGCTTTCGATTTAGACGAACGAGCTTTGCCTATCAGCGCTAATTACTTTGCTGTTTTAGCTGAAAAAGCGTTGAAAGAGCTATCATCCGACATTCCACTGGAGGTATCGCCATGA
- a CDS encoding DinB family protein, which translates to MSQATPDLPSYLHTHDQLQEAIQGLSEAQLTWKSAPEKWSVTEVLSHLADHNIVVSFRIRAIISGASAQLPAFDQDPWVSSAKANEGSASDILAVFQALLVYNHLLFKRLSNEDWAKTGVNFKGQILTLTDVVQSFVAHVQVHLAQIARIKNELEARV; encoded by the coding sequence ATGAGTCAAGCAACCCCCGATTTACCGTCCTATTTGCACACACATGATCAACTGCAAGAAGCCATTCAGGGGCTTAGCGAAGCTCAATTGACATGGAAGTCCGCACCTGAGAAATGGAGTGTGACCGAGGTTCTTTCCCATTTGGCCGATCACAACATCGTCGTGTCTTTCCGAATCCGCGCGATTATTTCCGGCGCATCGGCGCAGCTGCCAGCTTTTGACCAAGATCCATGGGTCAGCAGCGCCAAAGCGAATGAAGGCTCGGCATCGGATATTTTAGCGGTGTTTCAGGCGTTATTAGTTTATAACCATTTACTATTTAAGCGATTATCCAACGAGGATTGGGCGAAAACAGGCGTTAATTTCAAAGGACAAATTCTCACATTAACAGATGTTGTTCAGTCCTTCGTCGCTCATGTTCAGGTTCATTTGGCTCAAATCGCACGGATTAAGAATGAATTGGAAGCGCGTGTATAA